A single region of the Variovorax terrae genome encodes:
- a CDS encoding alpha/beta hydrolase family protein translates to MFLYFPENYRWSLAVLRAIAAGGLFGEIDWACSRLKGAAMQGPSGDLEAWHAAWRDLGQQLEDFALQAAEGGSPVSASDSLLRASVYYQWAEGLLDPDDDRAAAMYGKHLSCFAGFASYRAPVIEVVEIPFGTQTIPAYVVPAVGVQGRAPAVLLSDGLDANKEEMFYVALALARRGITTVAFDGPGQGAALRLQGMTARHDFEVPVSACIDWLQQRTDVDPGRIGLLAASWGGYYAPRAAAFEKRIKACGVMGAVFDTHACMVRRVGYVPGRGATQLGGNAPLGTTGKNILRILGAADWESAFAKLEDFRLETVASRIDCDLMIVHGANDRHAPPSEAQRLYDAVSSRHKRLRVFTEAEGGAAHVNLDRPEPALSMICDWMAQRLSKEVLHG, encoded by the coding sequence ATGTTTTTATATTTTCCGGAAAATTATAGGTGGTCGCTCGCCGTTCTTCGCGCCATTGCCGCCGGAGGGCTGTTCGGCGAAATTGATTGGGCTTGCTCACGCCTGAAGGGCGCGGCGATGCAGGGGCCCTCGGGCGATCTCGAGGCCTGGCACGCGGCCTGGCGCGATCTGGGGCAGCAGTTGGAGGATTTCGCCCTCCAGGCGGCGGAAGGCGGCTCGCCGGTGAGCGCCAGCGATTCGCTCCTGCGCGCGTCGGTGTACTACCAGTGGGCAGAAGGCCTGCTCGACCCTGACGACGACCGTGCCGCCGCGATGTACGGCAAGCACCTGTCCTGCTTTGCGGGATTTGCGTCTTATCGAGCCCCGGTCATCGAAGTGGTTGAAATTCCATTCGGCACGCAAACCATCCCGGCCTATGTGGTGCCCGCGGTCGGCGTGCAGGGGCGGGCGCCCGCCGTGCTGCTGTCCGACGGACTCGATGCCAACAAGGAGGAGATGTTCTATGTCGCGCTCGCGCTGGCGCGCCGGGGCATCACGACTGTCGCCTTCGACGGCCCCGGGCAGGGGGCTGCGTTGCGGCTGCAAGGCATGACCGCGCGGCATGATTTCGAGGTGCCCGTGAGTGCCTGCATCGACTGGCTGCAGCAGCGCACCGATGTCGATCCCGGCCGCATCGGTCTGCTGGCGGCCAGCTGGGGCGGCTACTACGCGCCGCGCGCGGCGGCGTTCGAGAAACGCATCAAGGCCTGTGGCGTGATGGGCGCGGTGTTCGATACGCACGCCTGCATGGTGCGCCGGGTCGGCTACGTGCCCGGTCGGGGCGCGACACAGCTGGGCGGTAACGCGCCATTGGGAACAACGGGCAAGAACATCCTGCGCATCCTGGGCGCAGCGGATTGGGAGAGCGCCTTCGCCAAGCTTGAGGACTTCCGTCTGGAAACGGTGGCCTCCCGCATCGACTGCGACCTGATGATCGTGCACGGCGCCAACGACCGGCACGCCCCGCCGTCGGAGGCGCAGCGCCTCTACGACGCGGTGTCGTCGCGGCACAAGCGGCTGCGCGTCTTCACGGAAGCCGAAGGCGGCGCCGCTCATGTCAACCTGGATCGGCCCGAGCCGGCGCTGAGCATGATTTGTGACTGGATGGCGCAGCGCCTGAGCAAGGAGGTCCTCCATGGCTGA
- a CDS encoding enoyl-CoA hydratase/isomerase family protein — translation MAENIRVSRDGAVLTIAIDRTEAGNRLTNEMAGALADALDAAGDSRVILLRAQGPDFCLGRDIEPPAPGAGVRALDVLRDDAGPIIALYAALARRNQPIVGLVQGKAWGIGLVLAAMCDLTFVTQGSSFRLRELERGIPPCIAMAPLLDRLAGKALAHLVYTAGEMDAAWALTHGVAGEIVADGALESRAREAAEKMASFPREVVEAVKQFMAHALHSGESRAALYGASLLANVLGSR, via the coding sequence ATGGCTGAGAACATTCGCGTCTCGCGCGATGGCGCGGTTCTCACGATCGCCATCGACCGCACCGAGGCGGGCAATCGCCTCACCAACGAGATGGCCGGAGCGCTCGCCGATGCGCTCGACGCCGCCGGCGACAGCCGCGTCATTCTGCTGCGAGCGCAGGGTCCCGACTTCTGCCTGGGGCGCGACATCGAGCCTCCCGCGCCCGGAGCCGGCGTGCGCGCGCTGGATGTGTTGCGTGACGACGCAGGCCCGATCATCGCACTCTATGCGGCGCTGGCTCGCCGAAACCAGCCCATTGTGGGCCTGGTCCAGGGCAAGGCCTGGGGCATCGGGCTGGTGCTTGCGGCGATGTGCGACCTGACCTTCGTTACGCAGGGCAGCAGCTTCCGGCTGCGCGAGCTTGAGCGTGGCATTCCGCCCTGTATAGCGATGGCGCCGCTGCTGGACCGGTTGGCTGGCAAGGCGCTGGCGCACCTGGTCTACACGGCCGGTGAAATGGATGCGGCGTGGGCGCTCACCCATGGGGTGGCGGGTGAGATCGTCGCGGACGGTGCGCTCGAATCGCGCGCGCGCGAAGCCGCAGAAAAGATGGCCTCCTTCCCGCGCGAGGTGGTGGAGGCCGTGAAGCAGTTCATGGCCCATGCGCTGCACTCGGGCGAAAGCAGGGCGGCCCTGTATGGCGCGAGCCTGCTGGCCAACGTGTTGGGCTCGCGCTGA